A region from the Lytechinus variegatus isolate NC3 chromosome 6, Lvar_3.0, whole genome shotgun sequence genome encodes:
- the LOC121417598 gene encoding serine/threonine-protein phosphatase 6 regulatory ankyrin repeat subunit B-like gives MGGLHYTVLLRMVILNHIDVIKYLISEGADVNKVDNDGLTALHHAAVYGHTDVIKYLISEGAVVNKEDNNGRTALHRAAENGHIDVIKYLISEEADVNKEDNDGRTALHRAFLNGHIAVIKYLISEGSEVNKEDNDGQTVLHCAAKNGHIGIIKYLIREGAEVNKEDNDGLTALHRAANNGHIDVIIYLISEGAEFNKVDNDGLTALHHAANNGHIDVIIYLISGGAEVNKEDNDGLTALHRAVWNGHIDVIKYLISEGAEVNKVDNDGLTALHHAANNGHIDIIKYLISEGAEVNKEDNNGETALHIAAKNGRIDFIKYLISEGGEVNKEDNNERTALHNAAENGNIHVVKHLISQRCDVNKGDKEGTTALHIAVQNGYTEVVKVLLTGGARCDTEDIHGQTPLHQTITLGYRDIADVLVDNRDAKNDSVAIHLAVMHGHTSIIERMIAKGFHLDVQTNDGQTCLHKAIKLCYQRKRNVEDTETLRKVSLGKDLCLSFQCTLGFYNI, from the exons ATGGGCGGACTCCATTACACCGTGCTGCTCAGAATGGTCATATTGAA tcatattgacgtcatcaaatatctgatcagtgagggagctgatGTCAATAAGGTGGATAATGATGGTCTGACTGCATTACACCATGCTGCTGTGTATGGTCATactgacgtcatcaaatatctgatcagtgagggagctgtggtcaataaggaggataatAATGGGCGGACTGCATTACACCGTGCTGCTGAGAACggtcatattgacgtcatcaaatatctgatcagtgaggaAGCTGATgtcaataaggaggataatgATGGGCGGACTGCATTACACCGTGCTTTCTTGAACGGTCATATTGcagtcatcaaatatctgatcagtgagggatctgaggtcaataaggaggataatgATGGTCAGACTGTATTACACTGTGCTGCTAAGAATGGTCATATTGGcatcatcaaatatctgatccgtgagggagctgaggtcaataaggaggataaCGATGGTTTGACTGCATTACACCGTGCTGCTAACaatggtcatattgacgtcatcatatatctgatcagtgagggagctgagTTCAATAAGGTGGATAATGATGGTTTGACTGCATTACACCATGCTGCTAACaatggtcatattgacgtcatcaTATATCTGATCAGTGggggagctgaggtcaataaggaggataatgATGGTTTGACTGCATTACACCGTGCTGTTTGGaatggtcatattgacgtcatcaaatatctgatcagtgagggagctgaggtcaataaggtGGATAATGATGGTTTGACTGCATTACACCATGCTGCTAACAATGGTCATATTGacatcatcaaatatctgatcagtgagggagctgaggtcaataaggaggataatAATGGTgagactgcattacacattgctgCTAAGAATGGTCGTATTGActtcatcaaatatctgatcagtgagggaggtgaggtcaataaggaggataaCAATGAGcggactgcattacacaatgCTGCTGAGAATGGTAATATTCACGTCGTCAAACATTTGATCAGTCAACGATGTGATGTCAATAAGGGTGACAAGGAAGGGACAACTGCCTTACATATCGCCGTTCAGAATGGTTACACTGAGGTTGTTAAAGTCCTACTTACGGGTGGAGCGCGATGTGATACAGAAGACATTCACGGCCAGACACCCTTACACCAAACCATAACCCTCGGGTACAGAGATATTGCTGATGTTCTAGTTGACAACAGGGATGCTAAG AATGATTCAGTGGCCATCCATCTAGCTGTGATGCACGGACATACATCCATCATTGAGAGGATGATTGCTAAAGGATTTCATCTCGATGTACAGACTAATGACGGTCAGACATGTCTTCATAAAGCTATCAAATTATGCTACCAAAGGAAAAGGAATGTTGAAGACACCGAAACACTTAGAAAGGTTAGCCTTGGAAAAGACCTTTGCCTCAGTTTTCAGTGTACACTTGGATTTTATAACATTTAA